ACGAGGCTCGCGCTGGTGGCGGTCCTCAGCCTGACGATGATCGGCGCCTGGGGATGCCGGCGGCGGCCGCCCGTGACCGCGAGCGGCGCGCTCAGCGCGCGCTACGAGCGCACGCTGATCCGGACCGCGGCCCGCGACACGGGCTGCCCGGCCGGTCAGCTGACCCCGATGCAGGTGCACGTGGGGCCGCAGGTCTGGTCGGTGACCGGGTGCGCGAGCCCCGTCGAGTACTGGCTGCAGTGCAGCCGCCGCAACCGCTGCAGCTGGCGGCGCGTGCCGCTCTTGAACGAGTCGGCGGCGGCGACACTCCAGTGCCCACCGCAGGCCATCCAGCAGCAGCCCTCTCCGCAGCCCAACGTGCGCTTCGCGGCCGGATGCGGGCGGCAGCAGCCGTTCACCGTCGCCTGCAACGGCGCGGGATGCGGCTGGGCGCCCGCGGGCCCCATCCAGGGCGGTCAGGTCGCGCAAGGGCAGCCGCAGCAAGGTCAGCAGCAGCCGCAGACCGTCACGGTCCAGGTCACCACGCCGTCGACCAACCTGCAGTCGCAGATCGAGGCGCAGCGAGAGGCGATCCTCTCGTGCATCGACACCGCCGCGCTGACCCTCACCGTGCGCTGGACCTCGCAGGGGCAGGTCATCCTGCAGCTGCCGCCCGAGCTCGCCGGGACGGTGGCCGAGGCGTGCATCCAGGCCGCGGTCGGCTCGCTGACGGTGGCCGCGAACCAGGCGGGCGAGGTGGTCATCCCGCTCCAGCAGTGAGCGTCGACCCGCGCCAGCGCTTCACCTCGACCGTCGAGGACTACCGCCGCTACCGGCCGGACTATCCGCCCGCGCTCTTCGACTGGATCGCCAGCGAGTGCGGGCTCGGCCCGGGCGCCCGGGTGCTCGACGTCGGCTGCGGGACGGGGATCAGCGCACGTCAGCTCGCGGCCCGCGGCTGGCGCGTGGTCGGCCTGGACCCGAACGCGGCGATGCTCGAGGCGGCGCGCGCCGAGCCGATGGACGGGCTCGAGTACGTGCTCGCCGACGCGGAGTCGCCCCCGGAGCTCGGGCGCTTCGACGCCATCGTCGGGGGGCAGAGCTTTCACTGGCTCGAACTCGACCGCGCGCTGCCCCGCTTCGCCGAGCTGCTCGGTGGGTCGGGGCGCGTCGTCGCGTTCTGGAACCTGCGGGAGCCGGACGACGCGCTGATGCGCGCCTACGAGGCGCTGCTCCTCGCGCGCTGCCCCGAGTACGCCGAGGTGGGCGCCGAGCCGCGCGCGGCCGAGGTGCGGGCCCGCGTCGCCGCGCTCGATCTGCGCGAGGCGGTCTTCCCGCACGCCCAGCACCTGGACCGGGAGGGGCTGCTCGGGCGCGCCTGGTCGAGCTCCTACGTGAAGAACCGGGTGAAGGACGCCGACGCCTTCGACCGGGAGCTGCACGCGCTCTTCGACGCGCATCGCGTGCAGGACGAGGCGGGGGAGCGGGTCGCGTTCGTCTATCGCACCTCGGCCCTGAGCTTCGCGATCTGATCGCGTCCGGGGTACACCTCTGTCCGTGCGCAGCCGGCTGCCTTTCACCGCCATCGGGTTCGCCGCCCTCGGGCTCGCGCTCGGGTTCGTGCTCGGCGGCGTCGCGCCGCGGCTGACGGTGGAGGAGCGAGACGAGGAGATCGCCGCGCTCGAGCGGCAGCTGGAGAGCGCCGACACCGGCGGCTGGCGCTCGCCCGTGCCCGGCCTCGACCGCATCCTGCGCGCGCCGCGAGAAGAAGCGGGCCCGGAGCGGCCGCTCCCGATCGAAGCGCCGCCCGCCGAGGGAGAGCGGACGTCGACCGACGGCGGCGTGCTCTCCGACGGAGGCGCCGCGCCGCGTCGCTGGCGTGAGGCCTGGCGCGATCGCGCGGAGGACGTCGGGCCGAGCGAGCGGCTCTCCGCCTTTCAGCGCGCCGCCTCCATCCAGAACGTCCGCCGCCTCCAGTCGCGCGCCGCGCTCCGCCAGC
The Sandaracinaceae bacterium genome window above contains:
- a CDS encoding class I SAM-dependent methyltransferase; translation: MSVDPRQRFTSTVEDYRRYRPDYPPALFDWIASECGLGPGARVLDVGCGTGISARQLAARGWRVVGLDPNAAMLEAARAEPMDGLEYVLADAESPPELGRFDAIVGGQSFHWLELDRALPRFAELLGGSGRVVAFWNLREPDDALMRAYEALLLARCPEYAEVGAEPRAAEVRARVAALDLREAVFPHAQHLDREGLLGRAWSSSYVKNRVKDADAFDRELHALFDAHRVQDEAGERVAFVYRTSALSFAI